The following proteins are encoded in a genomic region of Eriocheir sinensis breed Jianghai 21 chromosome 2, ASM2467909v1, whole genome shotgun sequence:
- the LOC127000916 gene encoding uncharacterized protein LOC127000916 yields MMHGPRRAAVCLVLVAVAVTQAAAQARDGWPAADGTAEQPPPLLFQPPDGSKKPVRRPDIFSPKTKPLNFHGTIETSEDLETVGGRLVEEPDGLRWAVREHTYGVDVTSDGRPPLRGPVTGAGMQEGQRHFLKKNSDGVEAAQTSGAGGDEWQGSATMNGPGEGELPPAVWSREADLWSYQEGEWTEVRLPDSSYLSLPTPAPPAAALVVAAVGKVEIQRSLEGLKNVTIHCRFYLSDSHHPDDLPELTVYFVGDGSRDTLEFETTRGAWQEQTIHVPEANTSSIIIEGWLKANGDIIALSDLYTTGVTAARDDALDAYLDQKTLTVSTAENDTSTLESEGNGTDSEYEDSATRPNVDDDTQLDATPTPDEEGAEEGTRTVTPTDESELETSTGIPEGRLTEQVDGSTDVVSLNSTILASDNMTSGVSSDLQDTMTATDAENNEEDEGGSSTAAVADGEPGASENVTEDAFETEAKEDITTLFIPGVTTDSLQTNASITLPEGNATATDGPFTPSEVSVGSETASNVTEEPPFTGGQNLSTIISGTDNGSSATLGRPDFNTTLENVTGGTALPTGVIMDSTPYPTGNSTDTVMARPMSNTSWRVFQFFIVLCVMGLLALGFLYLKKKRRQDDEIPVFTRHTDYHNPTFTMEDAANFMSRSGRSTYKTIE; encoded by the exons ATGATGCACGGGCCACGTCGCGCTGCAGTGTGTCTCGTCTTAGTGGCGGTGGCTGTCACTCAAGCGGCAGCACAGGCGAGGGACGGCTGGCCGGCGGCAGATGGCACCGCCGAACAGCCACCACCACTGCTCTTTCAGCCACCAGATGGCTCCAAGAAGCCTGTACGTCGCCCTGATATCTTTTCTCCAAAAACAAAGCCTCTTAACTTTCATGGAACGATCGAAACTTCAGAGGACTTAGAAACAGTAGGCGGCAGGCTGGTAGAGGAACCAGACGGCCTGAGGTGGGCTGTCAGAGAACATACCTATGGGGTAGACGTGACCTCGGACGGAAGGCCACCATTGAGGGGTCCGGTCACTGGCGCAGGCATGCAGGAGGGGCAGCGGCACTTCCTCAAAAAAAATTCAGATGGCGTGGAGGCGGCGCAGACGAGCGGGGCTGGCGGCGAcgagtggcaaggcagcgccacCATGAATGGCCCCGGTGAAGGCGAG CTTCCCCCCGCGGTCTGGTCGAGGGAGGCAGACCTGTGGAGCTACCAGGAAGGGGAGTGGACGGAGGTACGCCTGCCGGACTCTTCGTACCTGTCCCTGCCCACGCCGGCCCCTCCCGCGGCAGCCCTCGTCGTGGCCGCCGTCGGCAAA GTGGAGATTCAACGTAGCTTGGAGGGCCTGAAGAACGTGACCATCCACTGCCGCTTCTACCTGAGCGACAGCCACCACCCAGACGACCTACCTGAActgacg GTGTACTTTGTTGGGGACGGCTCTCGTGACACGTTGGAGTTTGAGACGACGAGGGGGGCGTGGCAGGAGCAGACCATCCACGTGCCCGAGGCGAACACCTCCTCG ATCATTATTGAAGGCTGGCTCAAGGCCAATGGGGACATCATCGCCCTGAGCGACCTGTACACGACGGGCGTCACGGCGGCCCGCGACGATGCGCTGGATGCCTACCTGGACCAGAAGACGCTCACGGTCAGCACGGCGGAGAACGACACTTCAACACTTGAGTCCGAAGGAAACGGGACAGACTCAGAGTATGAGGATAGCGCAACGAGACCCAATGTTGATGACGACACGCAGCTCGATGCAACGCCAACTCCTGATGAGGAGGGCGCAGAGGAAGGCACAAGGACGGTGACGCCTACTGACGAGTCTGAGCTTGAGACTTCAACAGGCATTCCTGAAGGTCGACTTACTGAACAAGTCGACGGGAGCACAGACGTTGTTAGCTTGAATTCTACCATCTTAGCTAGCGATAATATGACTTCGGGTGTATCAAGTGATTTACAAGATACCATGACGGCGACCGACGCAGAAAacaacgaagaagacgaaggtGGATCATCGACTGCTGCTGTGGCGGACGGTGAGCCAGGCGCGTCGGAAAATGTCACTGAAGACGCTTTTGAAACAGAAGCAAAGGAAGACATCACCACTTTGTTTATACCTGGCGTGACCACAGACTCTCTACAGACCAACGCCTCCATCACCCTCCCCGAGGGTAACGCCACGGCCACAGACGGTCCCTTCACCCCCTCGGAGGTTTCTGTGGGCTCAGAAACAGCCAGCAATGTCACAGAAGAACCCCCCTTTACAGGTGGACAAAATCTTTCTACTATCATATCTGGGACTGATAATGGTAGCTCTGCAACACTCGGAAGACCAGATTTCAACACCACTTTAGAAAATGTCACAGGGGGAACAGCACTCCCCACAGGGGTCATAATGGACTCCACGCCATACCCCACCGGCAACAGCACGGATACAGTGATGGCGAGGCCGATGTCCAACACCTCGTGGCGGGTGTTCCAGTTTTTCATTGTGCTGTGCGTGATGGGCCTCCTCGCGCTGGGCTTCCTCTACTTGAAGAAGAAGCGGCGGCAGGACGACGAGATCCCTGTGTTCACGCGCCACACGGACTACCACAACCCGACCTTCACCATGGAGGACGCCGCCAACTTCATGTCGCGCTCCGGCCGCAGCACCTACAAGACCATCGAGTAG